The stretch of DNA GCAGCTGAGCCGTCCGGTCCTGGTCCTCCCGGTGGACCTCGACCGTGACGTCGTCGCCGACGCTCGAGAGGACCTGGACGAACCAGGTGGCGAGCGAGTCGGCGTTCACGGCCACCGGCAGCCGGTCCGCGGGTCCGCCCAGCTGCCCCAGCGCATGCCGCGCCTCCGTGTCCAGGGCGGCGCGCTGGCCGGCGAGCCGCACCAGCACCTCTCCGGCCGCCGTCGGGCGGCACGGCCTCGTCCTGAGCACCAGCACCTGGCCCGCGTGCTGCTCGAGCGCTCGGACACGCTGGCTGACCGCGCTCGGCGTCACGTGCAGCGTCTGCGCGGCGGCGTCGAACGTGCCCTCGGCGACGACCGCGGCGAGAGTCGTCAGCTGCTCGGCGTCGTACACATGAGTGATGCTACAGATGCTTCAGAAACCTGAACTTCCCTGTCGGAACGCATCCGCCTACCGTCCCTCCGTGATCGCCCTCCGCGGCCTGCTCAGCGGGCTCTCCCTCATCGTCGCCATCGGCGCGCAGAACGCCTTCGTGCTGCGGCAGGGCCTGCGCCGTGAGCACATCGGCGCCGTCGTCGTCCTCTGCGTCCTGGCCGACGCCGTGCTCATCGCCCTGGGTACCGCCGGGCTCGGCGCCGTCGTGCAGGCCCACCCGACCGCACTGACCGCCGTGCGCGTCGGAGGCGCCGCGTTCCTGCTGTGGCTGGCCGCCGACGCCGTGCGACGTGCCGTGCGGCCGGGCGTCCTCGACCCCGCCACCTCGGGCCCCGCAGGCCTGCGCCCGGTGCTCGCCACGAGCGCCGCGCTGACGTTCCTCAACCCTCACGTCTACCTCGACACCGTGCTGCTGCTCGGCGCGCTCGCCCAGCAGGCGGGAGCCGCCCGGTGGCAGTTCGCCGCCGGCGCCGCGGTCGCCAGCGTCGTCTGGTTCACCGCGCTGGGCTACGGCGCCGTGCGCCTGCGGCCGGTCTTCGCCCGTCCCGGTGCCTGGCGGGTCCTCGACCTGCTCGTCGCCGCCGTCATGGCGACGATCGCCGTCCGGCTCGTCCTCGACTGAGCCGACGGCGCACCACAGGCGCGCGACGCCGCACGGTCCGCCCGCACCGGGGGCTGGTGCCCCGCACCCGTGGCGCCGCCGGCCGACGGATGCCACGGTGGAGCCATGACCGAGGAGACCCCAGCCACCAGCACCGACGCCGCACTCGGTTCCGAGGGTGACGCCGACCAGCTGCCGCGCGAGGACATGCTGCTCGAGCGCGGTGTTGAGGACCTGCTCGACGAGGGCTACTCCCCGCCCGAGCGCGGCCGCAGCACCCACTACGGCGAGACGGCGTGGGAGGAGGAGCACCGGGAGACGATCGACCAGCGGGTACGGCAGGAGGAGCCCGAGGTCTGGGAGATGCCGGAGGAGCCGAGTGGCGACCGCGAGGAGTACCGGGCCGGCCGTCTCGAGGCCGACGACGACGCGGTGGCGGCCGGCGTCACCGACACCTTCGCGCACGACGTCGGCGTCGCGGGCGGCGCGGCCAGCGCCGAGGAGGCAGCGGTGCACGTCATCCCCGACCCCGACCAGCAGGAACCGTTGTACCGGGCGGACGACGAGCACGAGTGAGCGGGGCGTCGCGGCACGCCCCGGTCGGGCGCGTCAGCGACCTCGCCGGGTCATCGCGCCGCGCGGTACGGGACTCCGCCGATGACGGTGTGCCGTTCGGGCGTGGTCAGTCGCACTCGCAGCCGGGGGTGCCGGCGGCTTCCTCCGGGCGGCGCCGCGCCCGGGTCTGCACCGCACGCTCCGCCAGCTCGGCGTCCGGCGGGTAGCCCACCTCCTCGAGCGTGAGGCCGTGCGGCGGTACGACGGCCGCAGCCCCGTCCCGCCGACGTCCGGCGAGCAGCTCGGCCGCCCACCCGGCGGGGCGTCGCCTCTCGCCGATGACCAGGCTCGCGCCGACGAGCGCCCGCACCATCGAGTGGCAGAACGCGTCCGCCTGCACGTGGGCGACCACCAGCCCCTCGTCCGGCCCGCTGGTCACGCGACTCCACTCGAACCGCTCCAGGGTGCGGATGGTCGTGGCCTCCGGCCGTGGCTTGCAGAACGCGGCGAAGTCGTGGCGTCCGACGAGCGGGCGCGCCGCTGCCGCCATCGCGTCGGCGTCGAGCGCCCGCCGGTGCCACAGCACGTGACCGCGGCGCAACGGGTCGCGGAGCGCCGCGTCGTCGCAGACGCGG from Cellulomonas sp. NTE-D12 encodes:
- a CDS encoding LysE family transporter produces the protein MIALRGLLSGLSLIVAIGAQNAFVLRQGLRREHIGAVVVLCVLADAVLIALGTAGLGAVVQAHPTALTAVRVGGAAFLLWLAADAVRRAVRPGVLDPATSGPAGLRPVLATSAALTFLNPHVYLDTVLLLGALAQQAGAARWQFAAGAAVASVVWFTALGYGAVRLRPVFARPGAWRVLDLLVAAVMATIAVRLVLD
- a CDS encoding DUF5709 domain-containing protein; the protein is MTEETPATSTDAALGSEGDADQLPREDMLLERGVEDLLDEGYSPPERGRSTHYGETAWEEEHRETIDQRVRQEEPEVWEMPEEPSGDREEYRAGRLEADDDAVAAGVTDTFAHDVGVAGGAASAEEAAVHVIPDPDQQEPLYRADDEHE
- the truA gene encoding tRNA pseudouridine(38-40) synthase TruA, producing MTTAADPVVRLRLDLAYDGAGFAGWARQPALRTVQGVLEDALATVLRAAPRGEALPRVTVAGRTDAGVHARGQVAHVDVGVAALLATRGRSDRDGPTALVARLAGVLPGDLVVHRVTVAPSGFDARFSALRRRYVYRVCDDAALRDPLRRGHVLWHRRALDADAMAAAARPLVGRHDFAAFCKPRPEATTIRTLERFEWSRVTSGPDEGLVVAHVQADAFCHSMVRALVGASLVIGERRRPAGWAAELLAGRRRDGAAAVVPPHGLTLEEVGYPPDAELAERAVQTRARRRPEEAAGTPGCECD